Proteins encoded by one window of Polaribacter haliotis:
- the gldG gene encoding gliding motility-associated ABC transporter substrate-binding protein GldG, which yields MNKNIKYIAFLIVGLVVLNIANQSFYKRFDLTADQRYTLSETTNNIISNVDRNLFITVYLEGEFPSEFKRLQVETRQYLEELASENSLIQINFENPDDQREALIKKRMMPSQLTVEEDGKLSEAIIFPWAALSYGKKTTIVSLLPNAIMASQEAQLTKAIENLEYSFSNAINSISRNNEKKIGIITGNGELEDIYQYSFLSEVAKKYRLAKFTLDSVAINPQQTLQDLTGLDLAIIAKPTQKFSENEKFVLDQFIANGGKTLWMIDNVQADQDSLFNGGKMLAYPRDLNLTDLFFSYGIRVNTTLIKDLYASKIPLATGASGNQPQFQNLDWYFHPLVGGNPNNPITKNISPVRLQFANQIDTLKNNIKKTPLLVSSVLTQKVGTPTFIELQSIAEEVVETDYKDGNQLFAVLLEGNFNSAYKNRIKPFKTPLYKENATNNKMVFIADGDVGKNQILKGQPFDLARDKWTNEQFGNKDFLLNTVDYLLDDAGLMNLRNKSLNIRMLDKQKAFKERTFWQFLNVALPLILLFGFGIIFNYLRKKRYSK from the coding sequence ATGAATAAAAACATAAAATACATCGCATTTTTAATTGTTGGTTTGGTTGTTTTAAACATTGCAAATCAATCTTTTTACAAACGTTTCGATTTAACTGCAGACCAACGTTACACACTTTCGGAAACAACAAACAATATAATTTCTAATGTTGATAGAAACTTATTTATAACGGTTTATTTGGAAGGAGAATTTCCTTCAGAATTTAAAAGACTACAAGTTGAAACGCGACAATATTTAGAAGAATTGGCTTCTGAAAATTCATTGATACAAATCAATTTCGAAAATCCTGATGACCAAAGAGAGGCTTTAATCAAAAAAAGAATGATGCCAAGCCAATTAACGGTTGAAGAAGATGGCAAACTTTCGGAAGCAATTATTTTTCCTTGGGCTGCACTTTCTTATGGTAAAAAAACAACCATTGTTTCTTTGTTACCAAACGCAATTATGGCTTCGCAAGAAGCACAATTGACAAAAGCAATCGAGAATTTAGAATATAGTTTTTCGAATGCAATTAATTCTATATCAAGAAATAATGAGAAAAAAATAGGGATTATCACTGGAAATGGAGAGTTGGAAGATATTTACCAATATAGTTTTTTAAGTGAAGTGGCTAAAAAATATCGTTTAGCGAAATTTACTTTGGATTCTGTGGCTATAAATCCGCAACAAACTTTGCAAGATTTAACAGGTTTAGATTTGGCAATTATTGCAAAACCAACTCAGAAATTTTCTGAGAATGAAAAATTTGTTTTAGATCAATTTATTGCAAATGGAGGAAAAACTTTGTGGATGATAGACAATGTGCAAGCAGACCAAGACAGTTTATTTAATGGTGGAAAAATGCTAGCATACCCAAGAGATTTAAACTTAACAGACTTGTTTTTCTCTTACGGAATTCGTGTAAACACAACATTGATAAAAGATTTATACGCATCAAAAATTCCTTTAGCAACTGGCGCAAGTGGAAATCAACCTCAGTTTCAAAATTTAGATTGGTATTTTCATCCCTTGGTTGGAGGAAACCCAAATAATCCAATTACCAAAAACATATCTCCAGTAAGGTTACAATTTGCAAACCAAATTGATACACTTAAAAACAACATCAAAAAAACACCTTTGTTAGTTAGTTCTGTTCTCACTCAAAAAGTAGGAACTCCTACATTTATTGAATTACAATCTATTGCTGAAGAAGTTGTAGAAACGGATTATAAAGATGGAAATCAATTATTTGCTGTTTTGTTGGAAGGGAATTTTAATTCAGCTTATAAAAACAGAATAAAACCTTTTAAAACGCCACTTTATAAAGAGAATGCAACTAACAATAAAATGGTTTTTATTGCTGATGGTGATGTTGGGAAAAATCAGATTTTAAAAGGACAACCTTTCGATTTGGCAAGAGACAAATGGACAAACGAACAGTTTGGAAATAAAGATTTCTTACTAAATACAGTCGATTATTTATTAGACGATGCTGGTTTAATGAACTTAAGAAACAAGTCTTTAAATATTAGAATGTTAGACAAACAAAAAGCATTTAAAGAACGTACTTTTTGGCAATTTTTAAATGTTGCTTTGCCTTTAATTTTGTTGTTCGGATTTGGGATTATTTTTAATTATTTGAGAAAAAAGAGGTATAGTAAATAG
- a CDS encoding NAD(P)-binding domain-containing protein, translating into MKNISILGCGWLGKPLAVSFLEDGFTVKGSTTSEEKITDLESVGIEPYLVNISEFEEFDDFLNSDILIIAITSKDVDGFENLISQIQDSTIQKVIFISSTSVYPRINKIMTEEDAIIENNPLVEIENLFKENTFFETTIIRFAGLFGGQRHPANWFKGGKKIPQPKGFVNMIHREDCMEIIHTIINQNCWNETFNACSTHHPTREEFYVNARMSKGLEAPVFEENEKYEWKIISSSKLENVLGYEFIHDNLLSI; encoded by the coding sequence TTGAAAAATATAAGTATTTTAGGTTGTGGTTGGTTAGGAAAACCATTAGCAGTTTCTTTTTTGGAAGATGGTTTTACAGTAAAAGGTTCTACAACTTCAGAAGAAAAAATAACTGATTTAGAGTCTGTTGGAATTGAACCCTATTTGGTAAATATCTCCGAATTCGAAGAGTTTGACGATTTTTTAAATTCTGATATTTTAATAATTGCAATCACTTCTAAAGATGTAGATGGTTTTGAAAACCTGATTTCTCAAATTCAAGATTCGACTATCCAAAAAGTAATTTTTATAAGTTCTACTTCTGTATATCCAAGGATTAATAAAATAATGACAGAAGAAGATGCAATTATAGAGAACAATCCATTAGTAGAAATTGAAAATTTATTCAAAGAAAACACGTTTTTTGAAACCACAATAATTCGTTTTGCAGGATTATTTGGGGGACAAAGACATCCAGCAAATTGGTTTAAAGGTGGAAAGAAAATCCCACAACCAAAAGGTTTTGTAAATATGATTCACAGAGAAGATTGCATGGAGATTATTCATACAATTATCAATCAGAATTGTTGGAACGAAACATTTAATGCGTGCTCAACACATCATCCAACAAGAGAAGAGTTTTACGTAAATGCAAGAATGAGTAAAGGTTTAGAAGCTCCAGTTTTTGAGGAAAATGAAAAATACGAATGGAAAATTATTAGTTCAAGTAAATTAGAGAATGTTTTGGGGTATGAGTTTATTCATGATAATTTGCTTTCTATTTAA
- a CDS encoding MIP/aquaporin family protein, with product MKKYIAEFIGTFSMIFCGTGAMTINEVTGGEVTHVGIAITWGLIVMAMIYAFGETSGAHFNPAVTIAFAYAKKFSWKEVPKYIVAQILGAFLASLILWFLFPASENLGATIPTVDVWRAFVLELLLTFFLMVVIINVSTGSKEMGIIAGIAVGAVVLLEAMFAGPITNASMNPARSIAPNVVSGNLQHLWMYILAPILGAILAVISCKLIKDDNCCDTPNC from the coding sequence ATGAAAAAATACATCGCTGAATTTATAGGAACATTTTCCATGATTTTCTGTGGAACAGGAGCAATGACCATTAACGAAGTTACTGGTGGAGAAGTTACACATGTAGGAATTGCAATTACTTGGGGTTTAATAGTTATGGCTATGATTTATGCCTTTGGCGAAACTTCTGGAGCACATTTTAATCCTGCTGTTACCATCGCTTTTGCATATGCCAAAAAGTTTTCTTGGAAAGAAGTTCCTAAATATATTGTTGCTCAAATTTTAGGAGCATTTTTAGCAAGTCTCATTTTATGGTTTTTATTTCCAGCAAGTGAAAACCTTGGAGCAACCATACCAACTGTAGATGTTTGGCGTGCTTTTGTATTGGAATTGTTACTTACTTTTTTCTTAATGGTTGTAATTATAAACGTTTCCACAGGAAGTAAAGAAATGGGAATTATTGCTGGAATTGCAGTAGGAGCAGTTGTTTTATTAGAAGCAATGTTTGCTGGCCCAATAACAAATGCATCCATGAATCCTGCTCGTTCAATTGCACCAAATGTAGTTTCAGGGAATTTACAACATCTTTGGATGTATATTTTAGCGCCAATTTTAGGAGCAATATTGGCAGTTATATCTTGTAAATTAATTAAGGACGATAATTGTTGCGACACTCCAAACTGCTAA